One genomic segment of Amycolatopsis sp. WQ 127309 includes these proteins:
- a CDS encoding glycosyltransferase has translation MKIAMVSAHASPLTAADGQGAHLAELASAMAGAGHEVTVHTRRASRSVRSRVDTPAGYRVVHVPAGPPKRAPQDDLLPFTGEFSDFLRDHWVTEPPDLVHAHSWVSGIATALAAGELGIPFTQSFPTLGSAEQRHEHTTGCAERIRFERMLGRRAGRVIAGCAADVLELCRLGVPRDRIAVVPAGVDLDRFSARGPWAPRTAKHRIVSVGPLVPRTGFDVAIAALPQLPDAELVIAGGPEHGRTAHDTEARRLRQLAARLGVAERVRWPGRIPRAGLPALLRSADVVVCTPRYEPDGVVALQAMACAVPVVAAAVGGLSDAVVDGFTGLLVRPGQPDGVVTAIRRLLANPALRDTYGAAGQDRATARYSWDRIAADMIRAYPVTAPEDVPDAKPRSRAEAP, from the coding sequence ATGAAGATCGCGATGGTGTCGGCGCACGCCAGTCCGCTGACCGCCGCCGACGGCCAAGGCGCCCACCTCGCCGAGCTGGCCTCGGCGATGGCCGGAGCCGGACACGAAGTCACCGTCCACACCCGGCGCGCGTCCCGGAGCGTCCGGTCCAGAGTGGACACGCCGGCCGGGTACCGCGTGGTGCACGTGCCGGCCGGGCCGCCCAAGCGGGCCCCACAGGACGACCTGCTCCCGTTCACCGGCGAGTTCAGCGACTTCCTGCGGGACCACTGGGTGACGGAACCGCCCGATCTCGTCCACGCCCATTCCTGGGTCTCCGGGATCGCCACCGCTCTCGCGGCGGGCGAACTCGGAATCCCGTTCACGCAGAGCTTCCCCACGCTCGGGAGTGCGGAGCAACGACACGAGCACACCACCGGCTGCGCCGAGCGGATCCGGTTCGAGCGGATGCTCGGCCGGCGCGCCGGCCGGGTCATCGCCGGCTGCGCGGCCGACGTGCTCGAGTTGTGCCGCCTCGGCGTGCCCCGCGACCGGATCGCCGTGGTCCCCGCCGGGGTCGACCTCGACCGGTTCTCCGCCCGAGGCCCATGGGCGCCGCGGACGGCGAAACACCGGATCGTCAGCGTCGGGCCCCTCGTGCCGCGCACCGGCTTCGACGTCGCGATCGCCGCCCTCCCCCAGCTACCCGACGCCGAACTGGTCATCGCCGGCGGTCCGGAACACGGGCGGACAGCCCACGACACCGAAGCCCGCCGGTTGCGGCAGCTCGCGGCCCGGCTGGGGGTCGCCGAGCGCGTCCGCTGGCCGGGACGGATCCCCCGGGCCGGCTTACCCGCGCTGCTGCGCTCGGCGGACGTCGTGGTGTGCACGCCGCGGTACGAGCCGGACGGGGTCGTGGCCCTCCAGGCCATGGCCTGCGCGGTACCGGTGGTCGCGGCCGCGGTCGGCGGGCTGAGCGACGCCGTCGTCGACGGCTTCACCGGGCTGCTCGTCCGGCCCGGGCAGCCGGACGGCGTGGTGACCGCGATCCGCCGGCTGCTCGCCAACCCGGCCCTGCGGGACACCTACGGTGCCGCGGGCCAGGACCGGGCGACCGCGCGCTACTCGTGGGACCGGATCGCCGCGGACATGATCCGGGCGTACCCCGTGACCGCTCCCGAAGACGTGCCGGACGCGAAGCCACGATCCCGCGCGGAGGCCCCGTGA